TTTCTTCTGCTTTTCTCTAAGAAGTTCCTTAGCCTGTGCCGATGAATTGTATATCTCATCAAGCTTTGCTTTCTTCGCATCAAACAGAGCATACTGCTTGTCAAGTTCAGCCTGCTGTTTATCAAGATTTGCCTGCTTTGCCTGACAGGTATCCTGCAAAGCGTAAAGTTCTTCGATTATTCGGTCATCATGTTCCGCTACGCGCTTGATAAGCTCCATGCGCATAAGGATATCATAAAAGCTGTTGGATTCCAGCAGTACCGTGGTATAAGAATCGGAGCCCGAAAGATAAAGAGCCCTCATCCTCATTTTCAGGCGTTCCACGCCGTTTTCGATATTGCCGTTTATACGGTCAAGTTCACGCCTGTTGCTGTTGACCTGCAATTCCAGCACTGACATCGACCTGTTGAGGATATACAGCTCGTTATCCAGCTCTTCCGTGCGCTTTCTGATGCTCTTGAGCATCTTTTCCTCCTCACGGATAGCAGTCTCCGCATCGGATATCTCAACTTTCAGTGCCGACTGCTTGCCGATGATATACCTCAGATCCTCAGCGTGCTTTGTAACATCGCTCTTCCCCGTGACAGCCCCGCTGTCAGCAGGTGTCTGTGTCACTGCTGTATTATCGGTCGTCCCCGACTGTCCGTTGTCCGTCCATGTCTGATCAGGATCGGTCCAGGTCTGATTCGGGTCTGTCCAGCCGTAGTCACACCACTATAATCACCGCTGTAACCATAGTCACCGCTGTAACCGTAATCATCCCCGCTGTAGCCGTAATCATCACTGTAACCGTAGTCACCGCTGTAGGTATCGTAGCCATAGCCGCCGCTGTAATCATAGTTTGTATATCCGCCATAGTCGTAGCCGTAATCATAACCGTAGTCATAATCCGCATTGACCTTTTCAGCGTTTATACCGCTGCTGACCGCAGTGAACGTTATGCAAACCGCCGCCGACAGCGACAGTATCCTAATAAAGCCCTTACGCTTGCTCATTTTACACTCCTTTTAGGCAAAAAGAAGAAGCTGTAAAGCATCATAGCGGCATATTATCTATGCCGCTTGATACTAACAGAAATTATACATAGTTAGAGGGGTCAACCTGAGCCATATAGCCGCCCATATCTACCTGTACCTCGAAATGGGTATGAGGTCCGGTAGAATGACCCGTAGAGCCGACATAACCGATTACCTGCTCCTTTTCTACGTGCTGACCAACAGATACGATGATATTGTTTGCATGACCGTAAAGTGTCCACTTTCCATCGGGATGCTCAATAATGCAGTATCTGCCGTATCCGCCGCCGCAGCCGCAAGAGTAGTTCTTGCCGTAATCGTGAGTACAGTAGTTCTCAACTCTTATGACTGTACCTTCCTCAGCCGCACAGATCTCTGCATTGTATATCTGGCTGTCATAGATATCAATACCCTTGTGGTTGCCGTAAAGGGAACCGGAGTTACGCCAGCCAAATCCAAAGGAGATATTATAGTGACCGGGTACAGGCCATGTCAGATTGGACTTCGAGTTTGTGTAGCCGTAAGCCGCATTCTTGCCCGCCGAGGGTGCCGGTGGCGGGTGGAACGTATTCGGCGCTGTCATCATCATCCGATGCGCTGTTGCTAATGTCGCCGTCATCTGCGTCAACATTATTGCTTCCCGCGTTATCGTCAACATCATCGTTGTCCTGAACGTCGTTATCGTCCTGCTCAGCCTTCTTGGCATCTTCCTCGCGCTGACGCTTTTCAGCTTCCTCACGAGCCTTTTCCTCTTCTTCCTTCTTCCTGCGTTCTTCTTCCTGACGAGCCTTCTCCTCGTCAGCCTTTTTCTTTTCTTCAGCCTTGATCGCCTGACGCTCCTTATAGAGGTCATCAAGGTCCTTCTCAAACTGCTTTCTCTCCTGCTCAATTATAGCAAGATTGTTTTCATACAGTTCCTTATTCTCACTCATCTTATCGATACTGATCTGGCTCTCCGAAACAAGCTGAGCAAGCTTGTCCCTCTGCTTTTCGTTAGCTTCCTTCTGTGTTTCAAGATCAGCCTGCTTAACTTCCAGTTCAGCCTTCTGCGCATTGAGGTTTCAGCCTCGTCCGCTTCATACTGATCCTTCAGTTGCGAATAAGATCATCTATTCATATTATCATCGTGCTCGGCAACTCTCTCTTGACCAGCTTCCATCTTCATGAGCATATCATAAAAATCCGAAAGCACCGATGATGATATCCCGAATATGTATTCATTGCCTGGCAAACGTACATAGCCTTGCAGCCTTACCTTGAAACCTCGCCCACGCCCTGTACTATCTGCTCGTGCTGTTCAGCTACCTGAACTTCTTTCTCCGCCAAATTTGAGACCTCCAGTGCAGATATCTCGTCCTGGGTTTCAGAAATAGTCTCATTCAGTGCGGAGTATTAGTCTTCTGTACTGTTGCTAATCTGCTCCTCCGATAGCTTCCTTGTTTTTCTTGCTCTGCAGAGATATCGTTCTTTGGTATCGGCCAATTTTCTTGTCGAGTTCTTCCTGCTTAGCTATAAGTTCATCGATGTTCTTCTTCTTTGAAGCGATATCCTTATAATTATCCTGAAGCTCCGAACTCAAGCCATGACCGCGGGTCCGCATTGATCATACCGTTACCTGCACCTGAAAAAGCTGAAGCGCAGATAATTACAGCTGCTGTACACGCTGCTGCCTTCTTAAAGCCTGTCAGTTTGCTCATTTTGAATTCCTCCGTAATACTGCGGGTATTTCTATCTTTTTTATTCCCGCAGGATCTTTACACAAAACGTCGATTTTTTGTTTGTTCAGAAAAATGCCACAACAATTTCCTAAAGAAAAAGGCAGAAAACGATCGACCCCGTCCCCTGCCTGATCTGTCAATTCGATAAGCGCTTTATCTCCCTTATCGCGCTTATTGTTATTACACCTTGAGGGGTGTTTGCCTGTACTGATAGAAGTACCTACTGCGCCGATAACGGCACCTGCTGCAAGATAAGATATACTTACGGGGAACAGCAGCTCCTTGAATGAGTAGAGCTTCTTCATACCCATGATGACCCATATTACCGAGTCATCACTGAAGATGTTGTAAACACCCTCATAGGCAAATTTTGTCATAAGCAGCGCACCGATAGCCGCAACCAGACCAACTATCATGCCTTCCACAAAGAAAGGTATCCTTATGAACGCATTGGTCGCGCCCGACATATTTCATTATATTTATCTCCTTACGTCTTGCAAAAACGCTTGCCCTGGTGGTATTGGAGATAATTACCAGACTTACTACGACAAGTGCAGACACACAACAGCCACAGCTATTATCGAGAATATTCTTCTGATACTGATAAGCACATCTGCAAAAGATGTAGGTGACTGTGTGGAATCAACGTAGTCAAGTGTTTTCGATCTGAGCGGTGGTATCACTCATTATCTCAATATCCTTGACAGTCAGTCTGTAAGTGTCGGGCAGAGGGTTCTCATCCGCATACTTGAAAAATGCGCGTTCTTCCTCTGTCATACTGTCGAGCATACCCTTCCAGGCTTCTTCCTTGCTGTAAAGCTCTATCGTATTAACATTGGGTATAGCCTTGAGATGCTCTTTCAGTTCCTTTTCGTTTTCCTCGGTAGCATTGTCGTTTATAACGACTACTACCTCACTCTTGTCTTCGATACCGCTTATTATCCTTGTGAGATTTATCGCGGTAAGGCTCGCCAGACCGACCATAAGCAGGCTGACAAGCAAATATACAGAACGAAGCGAAAGTCATCATCCTGTTTTTCCATATACCTGAAACGCCCTGATGGACAAGGTAACGAAGGCTGCTAGCTTTCATCCTGCGCACCTCCTACTACCTCATCGAAGTCAATGCTTCCCTTGTTGATATTGATGATACGTCCGCCGAAATAGCGCACCAGATCATGCTCGTGAGTTACCATCAGTATGGTGGTACCGCATTCGTTGATGCTTTTCAGCAACTCAACTATCTCGTAAGAAAGCGCAGGGTCGATGTTACCCGTAGGCTCATCCGCGATTATCAGCTGGGGATCGTTGACAAGGGCTCTTGCCAATGCCACACGCTGCTGCTCACCGCCCGAAAGCTCGGTAGGAT
This Ruminococcus albus AD2013 DNA region includes the following protein-coding sequences:
- a CDS encoding M23 family metallopeptidase, producing MMTAPNTFHPPPAPSAGKNAAYGYTNSKSNLTWPVPGHYNISFGFGWRNSGSLYGNHKGIDIYDSQIYNAEICAAEEGTVIRVENYCTHDYGKNYSCGCGGGYGRYCIIEHPDGKWTLYGHANNIIVSVGQHVEKEQVIGYVGSTGHSTGPHTHFEVQVDMGGYMAQVDPSNYV
- a CDS encoding permease-like cell division protein FtsX, which translates into the protein MLVSLLMVGLASLTAINLTRIISGIEDKSEVVVVINDNATEENEKELKEHLKAIPNVNTIELYSKEEAWKGMLDSMTEEERAFFKYADENPLPDTYRLTVKDIEIMSDTTAQIENT